CTGCACCAAACCAAGTAAACGATGTTGTCGATCTCATTCAACTGTTATTAGTTGAAATTAAACAAAATGGAATTACGGAGAAAGAAATCAACAAGGGCAAAGAGCAATTAAAAGGAAATCTGATGCTCAGTTTAGAAAGTACAAACAGCCGTATGAGTCGATTAGGGAAAAATGAGTTATTATTGGGAAAACATCTCTCCCTCGATGAAATGATTCAAAAAATTGATCAAGTGACTCATGATTCCATTCAAAGGATTATTTCAAAGGTATTTCATCATCCTTTTGCTTTTTCGATGATTAGCCCATTAGATCAATTACCACAAACATATAGGAGGGATTTACTTGTATCCAATTAAAATTAAAAGATTACCAGGATATGACCATGCAAAAATCCCTCAAAGAATGTCCGAAGGAGCAAGTGGTTTTGATATTTTTGCAGCAATAAACGAACCGATCAGACTAAGAGCAGGTGAAAGAAGATTAATCCCTACTGGTTTTGCGATTGAGATGCCGATTGGGGTTGAAGCACAGATACGACCTAGAAGTGGATTGGCCTTAAAACATGGCATCAGTATATTAAATACTCCTGGAACCATTGATGCGGATTATCGTGGAGAAGTCGGAGTTATTATCATAAATTTAGGACAAGAAGACTTTGAGATTAAACCTGGTGACCGTATTGCTCAACTGGTATTTGTGGAAGTTCCAAAAGTCACTTTGGAAGAAGTTGAGGAATTAAGTGATTCAACGAGGGGTACAGGCGGCTTTGGACATACAGGTAGATAATTTTTATAAAAAAGAGGGGAAAAAATGAATAACGAAACAGAAGATATACTGATTCGTGAGATAGAGAGAATTCGAAAAGAATTACATCAGAAGGTGGGTACGGAACCAATCAAAACACATGATGTATTGATGAAAGATGACCTTTTGGAATTAAGTAGAGATTTAGACAAATTGATTATTCAATATATGAATCGAAAGAAGTAATATGATAAACATTTGACTGCCGAAATGGCAGTTTTTTTTTAGAAAATCCCTATCTCCTATTTAGTTCTTTTTTTTATTTACCAAGCATAGTAAGAAAACGAAGAGAAAGGAGTGAGCGGTGTGAGATTTAGTGAATTAAGTGGAAAAGAGATTGTTGATTTAAACAATGGTGAACGAATTGGTACTATTGGTCCAACCGATATGGTAATAGATCCAAATACAGGAAAGATAGAAGGGTTGGTTATACCAAAAGGGAAGCGTTTCGGTAAAGCAAAAGAAGAATTTTATATTCCGTGGACATCGATTCGAAAAATTGGTCCAGCAATTATTATTGTAGAAAATCACAATTCATTAAAAACAACTTAAAAGTATATTTGTTCCGCAACTTTGTTCCTTAGTAGTCACCTCTTTCTGGGCTCTCGAATATGATAATTGAAGAAAAAAGCAAAGATTTAAATGGTAAACCGTTATGAAATCATTTAGACCTGCTTTGCATTTTCTCTTTTTTCGAGTAAAATGTGTGGAAAGGGGTAACTCCAAGTGCTTACTGGAATTCATGTTGCTTTCATCGGTGGTGACGCCAGACAATTGGAAGTGATCAAAAAATGCATCGAAATGGATGCAAATGTAACCCTCATTGGTTTTGACAATTTAGATAGTAAATTTCCAGGTGTGCATCTAAAGGAATTAGAAGCTGATTCTTTTATTGATGTCGATGCGATTGTTCTTCCGATTGTGGGTACAGATGATGAAGGTAATGTAGAGAATATTTTTAGTCAAAAACGATTGGTGTTAACGAAGGATCATTTAGTCAAACTTCCTAAGAAAAGTATCATATATACTGGAATGGCGAAACCATACTTACGAAATCTTTGTAATGACTTAAAGATTACACTTGTTGAATTGCTCGATCGCGATGATGTAGCCATTTATAATTCCATACCTACTGTTGAAGGTACATTGATGATGGCGATCCAAAATACAGATTTTACGATTCACGGATCCAACGCAATGGTACTAGGCTTTGGAAGAACTGGTATTACGTTGGCACGAGTGCTTAAAGCGTTAGGAGCTAATGTTAAAGTAGGTGCCAGAAGACCTGATCATATGGCGAGAATCTATGAAATGGGATTTTTTCCTTTTCATACAAATGATTTAGAGCAACATGTCTCTGATGTAGATTTATTGTTTAACACCATTCCCCAATTAATTGTCACTGCTAA
This sequence is a window from Tepidibacillus fermentans. Protein-coding genes within it:
- the dut gene encoding dUTP diphosphatase, which encodes MYPIKIKRLPGYDHAKIPQRMSEGASGFDIFAAINEPIRLRAGERRLIPTGFAIEMPIGVEAQIRPRSGLALKHGISILNTPGTIDADYRGEVGVIIINLGQEDFEIKPGDRIAQLVFVEVPKVTLEEVEELSDSTRGTGGFGHTGR
- a CDS encoding aspartyl-phosphate phosphatase Spo0E family protein codes for the protein MNNETEDILIREIERIRKELHQKVGTEPIKTHDVLMKDDLLELSRDLDKLIIQYMNRKK
- a CDS encoding YlmC/YmxH family sporulation protein, with protein sequence MRFSELSGKEIVDLNNGERIGTIGPTDMVIDPNTGKIEGLVIPKGKRFGKAKEEFYIPWTSIRKIGPAIIIVENHNSLKTT
- the dpsA gene encoding dipicolinate synthase subunit DpsA; protein product: MLTGIHVAFIGGDARQLEVIKKCIEMDANVTLIGFDNLDSKFPGVHLKELEADSFIDVDAIVLPIVGTDDEGNVENIFSQKRLVLTKDHLVKLPKKSIIYTGMAKPYLRNLCNDLKITLVELLDRDDVAIYNSIPTVEGTLMMAIQNTDFTIHGSNAMVLGFGRTGITLARVLKALGANVKVGARRPDHMARIYEMGFFPFHTNDLEQHVSDVDLLFNTIPQLIVTAKVIANMPYHSLIIDLASKPGGTDFRYAEKRGIKALLAPGLPGIVAPKTAGQIIANVLARLLDEQTGDQGGK